The Natrinema sp. DC36 genome includes the window CGAAGGTGACCAGCATCAGCGAGATGAAACGGATCGGAATCCCGGCGACTTCCTGTTCGTCGTCCGCGTCTCTGGTCGTGTCCGCCTTGTACAGCGCCGCGTAGCCGATAGTGAAGACGATAGCGACGATCGCCAGCGCCTGCAGGTCGTGCATGTTCCCCGCGAGCGTCCAGACCTCTTCGGTGACCACGAACGGACCGGCGAGCAGGAATCCGCCGACGATCTGCTGGGCCGAGTCCGCGAGTCGGAAGTCCTGCGGACGGCGCGGCCGGCGAAGCTTCATAGCGGGAGATTACGGTGGAGCGATAAAACGGTCCCGTTTGCGGCGGCGAGCTTACACGAACAACAGCAGCGCGGCGTAGCCCGCCGCACCGCCGGCGAACGCCCAGAATCGGCTCTCCCGATCCGACGGCAGCTCCTCCTTGATCACGTTGAGGATGATCCCGCCGGCCAGAAACGGCACGAACACCGCGATGAGGAGTTCGGTGTCCTCGAGGACGTAGCCGCCGGCGAAGCCGGCGAGCACCGATGCGGACAACACCCACCGTCCGCGGCGGTGATACGGCTTCCCGTGGTGGTCTCGGAGGCTGTCGTCCGTGACGAGGAAGTGCAGCGCCATCGCGACGGTAAACAGGAGGACACTGCCGAGTTCACGGTCCCACAGGAGGTAGCCGACGATCGCGTTGTAGGCGGCGAACGATCCGACGTGGATCCAGAAGACGTCGGTTCCGGCCAATTTGACGATTCCGTCCGAATCGGTATTCGACCGTCGAGCGAGGTGCTCGAGGCCGTAGAAGGTGACGAACCCG containing:
- a CDS encoding DUF2391 family protein, which codes for MKLRRPRRPQDFRLADSAQQIVGGFLLAGPFVVTEEVWTLAGNMHDLQALAIVAIVFTIGYAALYKADTTRDADDEQEVAGIPIRFISLMLVTFGSVTILALLFGAPETFLEPETNGEFAEVTFKAVAVGSVFSVIGAATADSIFAK
- a CDS encoding ZIP family metal transporter; this encodes MLSSDALFSDAVLTPVFAIALALVHLFAGRLGFGGRFPRSRWLSIAGGVSVAYVFVHLLPEVGEAAATLAEHGNPTVFAEHHGYLIALLGFVTFYGLEHLARRSNTDSDGIVKLAGTDVFWIHVGSFAAYNAIVGYLLWDRELGSVLLFTVAMALHFLVTDDSLRDHHGKPYHRRGRWVLSASVLAGFAGGYVLEDTELLIAVFVPFLAGGIILNVIKEELPSDRESRFWAFAGGAAGYAALLLFV